From the Phycisphaeraceae bacterium genome, the window CCTCGTGACGCTCGAAAACACCATGAACCGCGGCGGAGGCGTCGTCTGGCCGCTCGCACAGATCCAGGCGGTCGCCGCCCTCGCGCGCGAGCGCGGGCTGCGGCTGCACATCGACGGCGCACGGATCTGGAACGCCGCGGTCCGCCTCGGTGTCACGCCTGCCGCTATCGCGCAACATGCCGACACGGTCAGTTGCTGTTTCTCGAAAGGTCTCGGCTGCCCGGTCGGGAGCGCGCTGGCGGGCGACGCACCGACCATCGCCCGTGCCCGGCGCTTTCGCAAGATGCTCGGCGGCTCGATGCGGCAGAGCGGCCTGCTCGCGGCTGCGGCGCTGTACGCGCTCGATCATCACGTCGAACGACTGGCCGACGATCACGTCAATGCCCGTCGCCTCGCCGAAGCAATCAATCGCGTGGCTGGGCTTTCGTGCGACCTGGGCGCAGTCGAGACGAACCTGGTCTATTTCGAAGTTGACCCGGCGCTGGGTACAGCAGCCGAGTTCTGCACGCGGCTCGACCGCGCCGGCGTACGCATGCTCGACGAAGGCCCGCAGCGCGTGCGGGCGGTGTGTCATCTCGATGT encodes:
- a CDS encoding aminotransferase class I/II-fold pyridoxal phosphate-dependent enzyme: MPIIDLRSDTITRPTPAMRQAMHAAALGDDTLGDDPTVRALEERIAATLGKHAALFVPSGTMANLLAIRSQTEPGDEIICHADSHICYYETGGYAAVAGCSIRFITTPRGLFGPGEVERLIRYDDPHFPRTRLVTLENTMNRGGGVVWPLAQIQAVAALARERGLRLHIDGARIWNAAVRLGVTPAAIAQHADTVSCCFSKGLGCPVGSALAGDAPTIARARRFRKMLGGSMRQSGLLAAAALYALDHHVERLADDHVNARRLAEAINRVAGLSCDLGAVETNLVYFEVDPALGTAAEFCTRLDRAGVRMLDEGPQRVRAVCHLDVSAEDIDQAASRIASAAAELISA